One Dehalococcoidales bacterium genomic window carries:
- a CDS encoding FAD-dependent oxidoreductase, with translation MAVTKTAEVIIIGAGIIGTSIAYHLAKSGCRDVIILEKEPVIGSGSTAKAAGGVRHQFLTETNVRLSVESIRFFQHFEEEMGSVIDFRQHGYLFLACTDKELKNLQQRLELQRRHGIEVYFLSPGEVKGRLPAINVDDILGAIFGPTDGRVDPYSVVQGYASAAKRLGVKIYTGVESVEIRVSNHRVRGVLSTDGEIEAPVVVNAAGPWAGLVGRAAGIDIPVHPHKKHSFFTAPTDEIRRDAPLIIDLHQDTAVWREGRGIGFNGSDPDQPEGFDVTVDWSCLPKIARRVVPRFPFLADTGIIRAEAGLHPDTADKSAILGDTPELEGLYLACGMNSQGVMHSPAVGRIMAEYILKINKDPAISLLRLSRFKEGALQKE, from the coding sequence ATGGCAGTAACAAAGACCGCAGAGGTAATCATCATCGGCGCCGGCATTATCGGCACCAGCATTGCCTACCATCTGGCAAAATCAGGCTGCCGCGACGTTATTATCCTGGAGAAAGAGCCGGTTATTGGCTCCGGTAGCACGGCGAAAGCGGCCGGGGGTGTCAGGCACCAGTTCCTTACAGAGACCAATGTCAGGCTATCGGTGGAGAGTATCAGGTTCTTCCAGCACTTCGAGGAAGAAATGGGATCGGTTATTGACTTCCGCCAGCACGGCTACCTGTTTCTGGCCTGCACCGATAAAGAACTGAAGAACCTGCAACAGAGACTGGAGTTACAGCGCCGGCACGGAATTGAAGTCTATTTCCTCTCTCCCGGAGAGGTCAAAGGAAGATTACCGGCAATTAACGTTGATGACATTCTGGGCGCGATCTTTGGCCCCACTGACGGCCGGGTTGACCCGTATTCAGTGGTCCAGGGCTATGCCTCGGCGGCGAAACGGCTCGGTGTAAAGATATACACCGGAGTCGAGTCGGTGGAGATAAGAGTCAGTAACCACCGGGTGAGGGGAGTTTTAAGCACGGATGGAGAGATTGAAGCGCCGGTTGTAGTCAACGCTGCCGGACCCTGGGCCGGGCTGGTGGGAAGAGCTGCGGGGATCGATATTCCGGTGCACCCTCATAAGAAACACTCCTTCTTCACCGCTCCCACAGATGAAATCAGAAGGGATGCCCCGCTCATTATTGACCTGCACCAGGACACTGCCGTTTGGCGAGAAGGGCGCGGCATCGGCTTCAACGGCAGCGACCCCGACCAGCCGGAGGGGTTTGATGTCACCGTAGACTGGAGCTGCCTGCCTAAAATCGCCCGCCGTGTGGTGCCCCGTTTTCCTTTCCTGGCCGACACCGGCATCATCCGGGCGGAAGCGGGACTGCACCCCGATACCGCCGACAAGAGCGCTATCCTGGGGGATACGCCGGAACTGGAGGGACTGTACCTTGCCTGCGGCATGAACTCTCAGGGTGTGATGCATTCCCCGGCAGTAGGCAGGATTATGGCGGAATACATCCTGAAGATAAACAAGGACCCGGCTATTTCGCTGCTGCGCCTGAGCCGGTTCAAAGAGGGAGCGCTACAAAAAGAATGA